A window of Echeneis naucrates chromosome 13, fEcheNa1.1, whole genome shotgun sequence contains these coding sequences:
- the laynb gene encoding chondrolectin isoform X2, whose amino-acid sequence MDFMKLFGTVIAVFFHPGSASKLNGQRICRRGTERPCYKVSYIQDSRQRLTFEEARKACRLDGGELLSIETEGEQRMIERLIQQLQAGDGDFWIGLRRSQQWDRAGTTSQGCPSQYYWLDGSKAKFRNWHWDEPSCGGEMCVVLYYQPSAPPDEEGHFLFQWNDNNCNSKNNFVCKYSEEKVPPLSEEENTAHPAPVPSLRTKLFSTTESDERIKLGLPESSVSLSDNTLYLFYILYATIPALLLLLFAVAGFFCYKQHAKRGKTESENDPCRSKPWMSPTASHCSIQGPYAFSDITKLPHTALDSSMPVDIMAKYSSEPFRDSHCDYENVSCMDRESGFVTNDIYETCRTQSQHCSSQTGWVENEIYG is encoded by the exons ATGGATTTTATGAAGCTTTTTGGCACCGTTATCGCCGTTTTCTTCCACCCTGGATCCGCCTCTAAATTAAATG GACAAAGGATCTGCAGACGAGGCACAGAGCGACCATGCTACAAGGTGTCCTACATCCAGGACAGTAGGCAGAGGTTGACCTTTGAGGAGGCCAGGAAGGCTTGCAGGTTGGATGGTGGTGAGCTGCTCAGCATTGAAACAGAAGGTGAGCAGCGAATGATTGAGAGGCTCATACAACAGCTGCAGGCCGGAGATGGAGACTTTTGGATTGGACTTCGCCGTAGCCAGCAGTGGGACAGAGCAGGGACCACAAGCCAAGGTTGCCCCTCGCAATACTATTGGTTGGATGGAAGCAAAGCCAAGTtcag GAATTGGCACTGGGATGAGCCGTCATGTGGTGGCGAAATGTGTGTGGTTCTGTACTACCAACCATCTGCACCACCTGACGAAGAaggccatttcctgtttcagtggAATGACAACAATTGCAACTCCAAGAACAACTTTGTGTGCAAATACTCAGAAG AAAAAGTGCCACCACTTAGTGAGGAAGAGAACACAGCACATCCAG CTCCAGTTCCATCTCTGAGGACAAAATTATTCTCAACTACAGAAAGTGATGAGAGAATAAAATTGGGACTTCCTGAATCATCAG TATCTCTCTCAGACAACACTCTGTATCTGTTCTACATCCTTTATGCAACGATTCCGGCtcttctgttgctgctgtttgcagTTGCTGGCTTCTTCTGCTACAAACAGCATGCTAAGAG gggaaagacagaaagtgaaaacgATCCCTGCAGATCAAAACCATGGATGTCACCCACAGCTTCCCATTGTTCCATACAAGGACCTTATGCCTTTAGTGACATTACTAAACTGCCTCACACTGCTCTGGACAGCAGCATGCCAGTAGATATCATGGCAAAGTACTCTAGTGAGCCCTTCCGGGACTCCCATTGTGACTATGAGAATGTGTCATGCATGGACAGAGAGAGTGGTTTTGTGACCAATGATATCTATGAGACCTGCAGAACTCAAAGCCAGCACTGCAGCAGTCAGACCGGTTGGGTGGAAAATGAGATCTATGGATAA
- the laynb gene encoding chondrolectin isoform X1, producing MDFMKLFGTVIAVFFHPGSASKLNGQRICRRGTERPCYKVSYIQDSRQRLTFEEARKACRLDGGELLSIETEGEQRMIERLIQQLQAGDGDFWIGLRRSQQWDRAGTTSQGCPSQYYWLDGSKAKFRNWHWDEPSCGGEMCVVLYYQPSAPPDEEGHFLFQWNDNNCNSKNNFVCKYSEEKVPPLSEEENTAHPAPVPSLRTKLFSTTESDERIKLGLPESSVSLSDNTLYLFYILYATIPALLLLLFAVAGFFCYKQHAKRVSSTLAHCELGLAPAPRYGGKTESENDPCRSKPWMSPTASHCSIQGPYAFSDITKLPHTALDSSMPVDIMAKYSSEPFRDSHCDYENVSCMDRESGFVTNDIYETCRTQSQHCSSQTGWVENEIYG from the exons ATGGATTTTATGAAGCTTTTTGGCACCGTTATCGCCGTTTTCTTCCACCCTGGATCCGCCTCTAAATTAAATG GACAAAGGATCTGCAGACGAGGCACAGAGCGACCATGCTACAAGGTGTCCTACATCCAGGACAGTAGGCAGAGGTTGACCTTTGAGGAGGCCAGGAAGGCTTGCAGGTTGGATGGTGGTGAGCTGCTCAGCATTGAAACAGAAGGTGAGCAGCGAATGATTGAGAGGCTCATACAACAGCTGCAGGCCGGAGATGGAGACTTTTGGATTGGACTTCGCCGTAGCCAGCAGTGGGACAGAGCAGGGACCACAAGCCAAGGTTGCCCCTCGCAATACTATTGGTTGGATGGAAGCAAAGCCAAGTtcag GAATTGGCACTGGGATGAGCCGTCATGTGGTGGCGAAATGTGTGTGGTTCTGTACTACCAACCATCTGCACCACCTGACGAAGAaggccatttcctgtttcagtggAATGACAACAATTGCAACTCCAAGAACAACTTTGTGTGCAAATACTCAGAAG AAAAAGTGCCACCACTTAGTGAGGAAGAGAACACAGCACATCCAG CTCCAGTTCCATCTCTGAGGACAAAATTATTCTCAACTACAGAAAGTGATGAGAGAATAAAATTGGGACTTCCTGAATCATCAG TATCTCTCTCAGACAACACTCTGTATCTGTTCTACATCCTTTATGCAACGATTCCGGCtcttctgttgctgctgtttgcagTTGCTGGCTTCTTCTGCTACAAACAGCATGCTAAGAG GGTGAGCTCCACCCTTGCCCAttgtgagctaggattggctccagcacccagatATGG gggaaagacagaaagtgaaaacgATCCCTGCAGATCAAAACCATGGATGTCACCCACAGCTTCCCATTGTTCCATACAAGGACCTTATGCCTTTAGTGACATTACTAAACTGCCTCACACTGCTCTGGACAGCAGCATGCCAGTAGATATCATGGCAAAGTACTCTAGTGAGCCCTTCCGGGACTCCCATTGTGACTATGAGAATGTGTCATGCATGGACAGAGAGAGTGGTTTTGTGACCAATGATATCTATGAGACCTGCAGAACTCAAAGCCAGCACTGCAGCAGTCAGACCGGTTGGGTGGAAAATGAGATCTATGGATAA